One region of Acidithiobacillus sp. genomic DNA includes:
- the ovoA gene encoding 5-histidylcysteine sulfoxide synthase — translation MARTRIAAFRLDGEHAEQKREEIRRTFHETFSLYEQLFDHLAEPAAWYERAIPLRHPLIFYFGHSATFYVNKLQVAGLIGRRLDPRLESVFAVGVDEMSWDDLDETHYDWPAVDDVRQYRQRVRELVDGLIREMPLSLPITWDSPWWVILMGIEHENIHLETSSVLMRQLPLSRVRPVEAFRPWTPAGAAPDNILQAVAGGAVRLGKERADPRYGWDNEYGLHQAALQPFHASRFLVSNQEFLAFVEQDGYSDSRWWTAEGDRWRRFSQARHPTFWVLDQGTWRLRLIAEERPMPWNWPVEVNALEADAFCRWKSARTGQSLRLPSEDEWRHLRDLSGLADCDAWDDAVPGNIGLADGCSPCPVDQFKQGDFYDVVGNIWQWTATPIYPFSGFEVHPVYDDFTVPTFDQQHNLMKGGSFISLGNETQQEARYAFRRHFFQHAGFRYVASPNALPEVPVYESDALVSQYAEFHYGREYYGVANFAAEVVGIAVEAMADRPLRRALDIGCAVGRGSFELAKHCPEVTGLDFSARFISVGVQLRERGHFSYTLTEEGELQSYQTADLGALGLAGTADRVHFFQADACNLKPLYRDYDLVVAANLIDRLHHPRKFLEDIADRILPGGLLVITSPYTWLEDYTARTEWLGGFKRDGENLSTFDALREILSGPFRLRDDSPQDLAFVIRETARKYQHSIAQVTIWERL, via the coding sequence ATGGCGCGTACACGTATCGCTGCGTTCCGTCTCGACGGCGAGCATGCTGAGCAGAAACGGGAAGAGATTCGCAGGACCTTTCACGAGACTTTTTCGCTGTACGAACAGCTTTTTGATCACCTGGCAGAACCGGCGGCGTGGTATGAGAGAGCCATTCCCCTGCGTCATCCCCTGATCTTTTATTTCGGCCATAGCGCCACCTTCTATGTAAATAAACTCCAGGTAGCCGGACTGATCGGACGGCGTCTCGATCCACGTTTGGAATCCGTTTTTGCGGTCGGCGTCGATGAAATGTCCTGGGACGACCTGGACGAAACCCATTACGACTGGCCCGCCGTCGACGACGTCCGTCAGTACCGGCAACGGGTGCGGGAACTAGTGGACGGTCTGATCCGCGAGATGCCCCTGTCCCTGCCCATCACCTGGGATTCACCGTGGTGGGTGATCCTCATGGGCATTGAGCATGAAAACATCCATCTGGAGACCAGTTCGGTGCTCATGCGACAATTACCCCTGTCCCGCGTCCGGCCTGTGGAAGCCTTCCGTCCCTGGACCCCCGCGGGGGCCGCGCCGGATAATATCCTGCAGGCCGTGGCCGGCGGCGCCGTCCGTCTGGGCAAAGAACGCGCGGATCCCCGTTATGGCTGGGATAATGAATATGGCCTTCATCAGGCGGCATTGCAGCCTTTTCATGCCTCCCGCTTTTTGGTGAGCAATCAGGAGTTCCTGGCTTTCGTGGAGCAGGATGGCTACAGCGACAGCCGCTGGTGGACCGCAGAGGGAGATCGCTGGCGCCGTTTCAGCCAGGCCCGGCACCCGACGTTCTGGGTCCTGGATCAGGGCACCTGGCGGCTGCGCCTGATCGCGGAGGAGCGGCCCATGCCGTGGAACTGGCCAGTAGAGGTGAATGCCCTGGAAGCCGATGCCTTCTGCCGCTGGAAATCGGCCCGGACCGGTCAGAGCCTGCGCCTGCCCAGCGAGGATGAATGGCGGCACCTGCGTGATCTCAGCGGACTCGCGGACTGCGATGCCTGGGATGACGCAGTGCCCGGCAATATCGGACTTGCCGACGGCTGTTCACCCTGCCCTGTAGATCAATTCAAACAAGGGGATTTCTACGATGTGGTCGGCAACATCTGGCAATGGACCGCAACGCCCATCTATCCCTTTTCCGGTTTCGAGGTGCATCCGGTTTATGATGACTTCACGGTGCCCACCTTCGACCAACAGCACAATCTCATGAAAGGCGGCTCATTCATCAGTCTCGGCAACGAAACGCAGCAGGAGGCCCGCTACGCCTTCCGCCGCCATTTCTTCCAGCACGCGGGATTCCGCTATGTGGCCTCGCCCAATGCGCTGCCTGAAGTGCCGGTCTATGAGAGTGACGCCCTGGTCTCCCAGTATGCGGAATTTCACTATGGGCGCGAATATTATGGGGTGGCCAATTTTGCGGCGGAGGTCGTAGGCATCGCGGTGGAGGCTATGGCCGACAGGCCCTTACGTCGTGCTCTGGACATCGGTTGTGCCGTAGGCCGCGGTAGTTTTGAACTGGCAAAGCACTGCCCCGAAGTCACTGGCCTCGACTTCTCCGCACGCTTCATCAGCGTAGGCGTGCAACTGCGTGAGCGCGGGCACTTTTCCTACACGCTGACCGAAGAGGGTGAACTGCAAAGTTATCAAACGGCCGATCTCGGCGCCCTGGGTCTGGCCGGGACGGCAGACAGGGTCCACTTCTTCCAGGCCGACGCCTGCAATCTGAAGCCTTTGTATCGGGATTATGATCTGGTAGTGGCAGCCAACCTCATCGACCGCCTGCATCATCCCCGCAAATTTCTGGAGGACATTGCCGACCGCATCCTTCCCGGCGGTTTGCTGGTCATCACTTCGCCCTATACCTGGCTGGAAGACTACACCGCGCGGACAGAATGGCTCGGCGGTTTCAAACGGGATGGGGAGAATCTGAGCACCTTCGACGCCCTGCGGGAAATTTTGTCCGGACCATTCCGTCTGCGCGATGACAGCCCGCAGGATTTGGCCTTTGTCATCCGCGAAACGGCGCGCAAATATCAGCACAGTATCGCGCAGGTGACCATCTGGGAGCGCTTATGA
- the bioD gene encoding dethiobiotin synthase, with protein MPKQQVRQARGLFITGTDTGVGKTAVTAALARLCASHGMRVAALKPIVSGAEADGTWEDVEILRAASQPPRSITETNLYAFDPPLAPHWAAQRAGVTVDRGRVAAFVRAQSVAMDCVLVEGAGGFLVPLGADWGFAELAEDLHFPVLLVVGLRLGAINHTLLSVEAIRTRGLSFAGWVANILNPAVAEGTLETLQQCLPAPCLGVLPYIPHWSAAVLSPYLSLPASLY; from the coding sequence TTGCCGAAGCAGCAAGTGCGTCAGGCGCGCGGACTTTTCATCACTGGCACCGACACGGGCGTCGGCAAAACTGCTGTCACCGCGGCGTTGGCGCGGCTCTGCGCCAGTCACGGTATGCGCGTTGCGGCTCTCAAACCCATTGTCTCGGGGGCCGAAGCCGACGGTACCTGGGAGGACGTGGAAATTTTGCGCGCCGCCAGCCAGCCCCCGCGCAGCATTACCGAAACCAATCTTTACGCCTTCGACCCGCCGCTGGCCCCCCACTGGGCGGCGCAGCGGGCGGGCGTCACCGTGGATCGTGGGCGCGTCGCGGCCTTCGTCCGGGCGCAATCCGTGGCGATGGACTGCGTGCTGGTGGAGGGCGCGGGTGGTTTTCTCGTGCCGTTGGGCGCTGACTGGGGCTTTGCCGAACTGGCCGAGGACCTGCATTTCCCGGTGCTGCTGGTGGTGGGTTTGCGGCTGGGCGCCATCAACCACACCCTGCTGAGTGTCGAGGCCATCCGCACACGGGGCCTGTCCTTCGCCGGATGGGTGGCGAACATCTTGAATCCTGCGGTCGCAGAGGGCACCTTGGAGACCTTGCAACAGTGTTTACCGGCGCCTTGCCTGGGGGTGTTGCCCTATATCCCGCACTGGTCCGCCGCCGTTCTGAGTCCTTATCTGTCTCTTCCTGCATCCTTATATTGA
- the trmL gene encoding tRNA (uridine(34)/cytosine(34)/5-carboxymethylaminomethyluridine(34)-2'-O)-methyltransferase TrmL, with protein MAPEPFLHVILYEPEIPPNTGNVIRLCANTGATLHLVEPLGFAWDDRRLRRAGLDYHEFAQVHRHADWAACRTFLGDAHVFAFSTKGTQRYHDVAYQPGDALLFGPETRGLPASLLDGLPATQILRLPMRPGQRSLNLSNACAVAVFEAWRQMNYNGGV; from the coding sequence TTGGCGCCTGAGCCATTTTTGCACGTCATCCTGTATGAGCCGGAGATCCCTCCCAACACCGGTAATGTCATCCGCCTCTGCGCTAACACCGGGGCCACCCTGCATCTCGTGGAGCCCTTGGGTTTTGCCTGGGACGACCGCCGTCTGCGCCGCGCCGGGCTGGATTATCACGAATTCGCGCAGGTGCATCGCCATGCGGACTGGGCGGCCTGCCGGACATTTTTAGGCGATGCGCACGTTTTTGCATTCAGCACCAAGGGAACGCAGCGTTATCACGACGTCGCGTACCAGCCCGGCGATGCACTGCTTTTCGGCCCGGAGACCCGCGGCTTGCCTGCCAGCCTCCTGGACGGCCTGCCCGCCACGCAGATACTGCGCCTGCCCATGCGCCCCGGCCAGCGCAGCCTGAATCTGTCCAACGCTTGTGCTGTCGCAGTCTTCGAGGCTTGGCGGCAAATGAATTACAATGGCGGCGTGTAA
- the htpX gene encoding protease HtpX → MKSFKSILLLVVTNLLIFVSLSISFTILVNFVLPLFGVDLRGAVSNADMLWALVIGFGGAFISLLMSKHLARAGLQMQRIDTPQSAKERLVYDSVAQLANRLGIRMPEVWVYWNDEPNAFATGPGRNHSMVAVSSGLVNLLSDNEVQAVLAHEMGHVYNGDMVSTTLLQGLMNTFVFWLSMLAARQFDDRPMIAFMVSIVLQIGLSFLALIPITWFSRRREFAADRFAAEQVGVAPMVSALQKLHQRAEAMHVVHDVVRDPMATAYISGSWRGWFATHPSLEARVAALQALQNGYSYR, encoded by the coding sequence ATGAAGTCATTCAAGAGCATATTGCTGTTGGTGGTGACGAACCTGCTGATATTCGTCAGCCTGTCGATCAGCTTTACCATTTTGGTCAATTTTGTTCTACCGCTGTTTGGTGTGGACCTGCGTGGCGCGGTGAGCAACGCAGATATGCTCTGGGCGCTGGTGATCGGTTTTGGGGGTGCCTTTATTTCGCTGCTGATGTCGAAACATCTGGCGCGCGCGGGGCTGCAGATGCAACGTATCGACACACCACAGTCGGCCAAGGAACGTTTGGTGTACGACTCGGTCGCACAGCTCGCCAATCGTCTGGGCATCCGCATGCCGGAAGTCTGGGTGTACTGGAATGATGAGCCTAATGCCTTCGCCACCGGACCGGGCCGCAATCATAGCATGGTCGCGGTCAGCAGTGGTCTGGTCAACCTGCTTAGCGACAATGAGGTGCAGGCGGTACTGGCCCATGAGATGGGGCATGTATACAATGGCGATATGGTGAGCACCACCTTACTACAAGGTTTGATGAATACATTTGTATTCTGGCTGTCCATGCTGGCCGCGCGGCAGTTTGATGATCGACCCATGATCGCTTTTATGGTGTCCATAGTTTTGCAGATTGGCCTGTCTTTCCTGGCGCTAATTCCCATCACCTGGTTTTCGCGTCGCCGGGAGTTCGCGGCGGATCGTTTTGCTGCCGAGCAGGTGGGCGTGGCCCCGATGGTCTCGGCGCTGCAAAAGCTGCATCAGCGGGCAGAAGCCATGCACGTGGTGCATGACGTGGTGCGCGATCCCATGGCGACAGCCTACATTTCCGGAAGCTGGCGCGGCTGGTTTGCTACGCACCCCAGTCTGGAGGCGCGGGTGGCGGCTCTGCAAGCACTTCAAAACGGATATAGTTACCGGTAG
- a CDS encoding ComF family protein has product MQRILPHLYRLHDAVGRFSHWLFPEHCRACAAPGAPLCAGCFGDWPRLPAERCSYCALPLSDNGDCRVCAVEAPAYDHVYTPFIYAEPLNTAIIAWKFQQRLDWTRPLADAWASAWGKHPPSRPDALLPVPLHRQRLRERGYNQSMLLARHWGKRWRIPVIPGALQRRRNTGHQLGLSAAARRDNLDAAFALRGRVPDHVAVVDDVLTTGTTAAQIASTLRDAGVQRIDIWVLARVL; this is encoded by the coding sequence TTGCAACGGATCCTTCCACACCTGTATCGGCTACACGACGCAGTGGGGCGCTTCAGCCACTGGCTGTTTCCGGAACATTGTCGTGCCTGTGCCGCGCCCGGTGCCCCGCTCTGTGCCGGCTGTTTCGGCGACTGGCCGCGTCTGCCCGCCGAGCGTTGCAGTTATTGCGCGCTACCCTTGTCAGACAACGGGGACTGCCGGGTCTGCGCGGTGGAAGCCCCCGCCTATGACCACGTCTATACTCCGTTTATCTATGCCGAACCACTGAACACCGCCATCATCGCATGGAAGTTTCAGCAGCGTCTGGACTGGACCAGGCCACTGGCCGATGCCTGGGCCAGTGCCTGGGGCAAGCATCCGCCGTCCCGCCCGGACGCGCTGCTGCCCGTGCCTCTGCATCGCCAGCGCCTGCGCGAACGCGGTTACAACCAATCCATGTTGCTCGCCCGTCACTGGGGCAAACGCTGGAGAATCCCGGTCATCCCCGGAGCGCTGCAGCGTCGCCGCAATACCGGCCACCAACTCGGACTGAGCGCAGCCGCCCGGCGAGACAATCTGGATGCGGCCTTTGCTCTGCGCGGACGCGTTCCGGATCACGTCGCCGTCGTCGATGACGTACTTACGACCGGAACCACTGCCGCGCAGATTGCCAGCACCCTGCGGGATGCCGGTGTACAGCGCATCGACATCTGGGTGCTCGCCCGTGTCCTCTGA
- a CDS encoding PatB family C-S lyase: protein MSAEQGSVDFDRVIPRRGTGSLKWDGAAERFGAEVLPMWVADMDFAAPDTVIAGLRERLHHPVFGYPGNEGIMLQAAADWLTRRHNWRPESDAVACISGVVPALYAAVRAFTRPGEAIIVMPPIYPPFMTAVEDNGRELLLAPLITDDTGHYCMNWDALEIAVQRAKLLLLCSPHNPVGRVWTPEELQRLGTLCAEAGCVIVSDEIHADLSHHPHRPFPSRFPRAIFLTSAGKSFNLAGLGGGVSVIPDAGLRHAFLNEVQRSQIQHTNLFALTAMTSAWRHGAGWQAALRQYLSNNARLISEYLMRELPEVGYRQPEFGYLAWLDVHHYGDDETLARRLLQAGLGLNPGPSFGPGGEGFVRLNFAAPRSVLEEGMDRLRRALHR from the coding sequence ATGAGCGCGGAACAAGGCAGCGTCGACTTCGACAGAGTCATTCCACGACGCGGAACCGGCTCCCTCAAATGGGATGGTGCGGCAGAACGTTTTGGCGCTGAAGTGCTGCCCATGTGGGTGGCAGATATGGATTTCGCCGCACCGGACACGGTCATAGCCGGTTTGCGGGAACGTCTGCATCATCCCGTTTTTGGTTATCCGGGCAACGAAGGGATTATGTTGCAGGCCGCCGCAGACTGGCTGACCAGGCGCCATAACTGGCGGCCGGAAAGCGACGCAGTCGCCTGCATCAGCGGTGTCGTTCCTGCCCTTTACGCAGCCGTACGTGCCTTCACCCGACCGGGCGAGGCGATCATCGTCATGCCTCCCATTTATCCGCCGTTCATGACCGCAGTGGAGGACAACGGGCGGGAATTGCTACTGGCCCCGCTGATCACGGATGACACCGGCCATTACTGCATGAATTGGGATGCCCTGGAAATCGCCGTCCAGCGGGCGAAACTGCTGCTCCTCTGCTCGCCCCACAATCCGGTGGGGCGGGTCTGGACACCGGAAGAGCTGCAACGACTGGGTACTCTCTGCGCTGAAGCGGGCTGCGTGATCGTCAGCGATGAAATCCATGCCGACCTCAGCCACCATCCGCACCGCCCTTTCCCCAGCCGCTTCCCGCGCGCGATTTTCCTGACCTCTGCCGGCAAAAGCTTCAATCTGGCGGGACTGGGTGGCGGGGTCAGCGTCATCCCGGATGCCGGGCTGCGTCACGCCTTTCTGAATGAAGTCCAGCGCAGCCAGATTCAGCACACCAACCTTTTCGCCCTGACCGCCATGACCAGCGCCTGGCGGCACGGTGCTGGGTGGCAGGCCGCATTGCGCCAGTATCTGAGCAATAATGCCCGCCTCATCAGCGAGTACCTGATGCGGGAGCTACCCGAAGTCGGCTACCGGCAACCGGAGTTCGGCTATCTGGCCTGGCTGGATGTGCACCATTACGGCGACGACGAGACGCTCGCTCGGCGACTGCTGCAAGCTGGTCTCGGCCTCAATCCCGGCCCCAGTTTCGGGCCGGGCGGCGAGGGTTTTGTGCGACTGAATTTCGCGGCACCGCGGAGCGTGCTGGAGGAAGGCATGGATCGCCTGCGGCGGGCGCTGCACCGGTAG
- the bioC gene encoding malonyl-ACP O-methyltransferase BioC, whose protein sequence is MNSGIPSFFMEKRAVRRAFEQAAAAYEISAVLQDQVGAQLIERLDLVKLEPQWILDMGSGTGLQSRRLNRRYPKARLLALDLASNMLQQARRRKGWRQRQHFCQGDAENLPLATASVDLLYANMSIQWCNDLDQVLREFARVLRPGGLLMFSTLGPDTLKELRQAFATVDDQPHVSHFIDMHDIGDALVRQGYEMPVLDVEHYQLTYAAVDDLLRDLRNVGATNAAAGRARGLLTPRRLQALRQAYEGFRADGRLPATYEVVYGHAWSSGPRALPRADGGIAFPLIQRHHRRP, encoded by the coding sequence ATGAACTCCGGCATCCCGTCCTTCTTCATGGAAAAACGCGCTGTGCGGCGGGCTTTTGAGCAGGCAGCGGCCGCGTATGAAATCAGTGCCGTCTTGCAGGATCAGGTCGGCGCGCAGCTCATTGAGCGACTGGACCTCGTCAAGCTGGAACCCCAATGGATACTCGATATGGGTAGTGGTACCGGCCTGCAAAGCCGCCGTCTCAATCGCCGTTATCCCAAGGCGCGGCTGCTCGCCCTGGATCTGGCGTCGAACATGTTACAGCAGGCCCGGCGTCGTAAAGGCTGGCGTCAGCGTCAGCATTTCTGCCAGGGCGACGCGGAAAATTTGCCACTGGCGACGGCCAGCGTCGACCTACTCTACGCTAATATGTCCATTCAGTGGTGCAATGATCTGGATCAGGTGTTACGCGAGTTTGCGCGGGTGCTGCGTCCTGGCGGTCTGCTCATGTTCAGCACCCTCGGTCCGGACACCCTCAAAGAACTGCGTCAGGCCTTTGCGACGGTGGACGACCAGCCCCATGTCAGTCATTTCATCGACATGCATGATATTGGTGATGCCTTGGTGCGTCAGGGCTACGAAATGCCGGTCCTGGATGTAGAACATTATCAGCTCACCTATGCGGCCGTAGACGATCTCCTGCGGGACCTGCGTAATGTCGGTGCCACCAATGCCGCCGCGGGTCGCGCCCGTGGCCTGCTCACCCCCCGCCGCCTGCAGGCACTGCGGCAGGCCTACGAGGGTTTTCGCGCCGACGGCCGCCTGCCCGCTACCTATGAAGTCGTCTACGGACATGCCTGGAGCAGTGGACCGCGCGCCCTTCCGCGTGCAGACGGCGGTATCGCTTTTCCGTTGATCCAACGGCATCATCGCCGCCCGTGA
- the bioH gene encoding pimeloyl-ACP methyl ester esterase BioH encodes MSWARQVSGQGRALVLLHGWGMENRVFASWRPLLDAHFTCISYDLPGHGQTPCAPSGLAWSASLERLRQMLAQEAPKPLLLGWSLGGLLALGIALQHPELLEGLVLVSSSPAFCQRPDWSPAIPAATLEDFAQRLREDPQGTRRRFLALQVLNDPQGRRALEGLSAWPMPDQTCLADGLRLLREVDLRSQLRRLPMPVHIVHGRQDRIVPVGASEYLHQHLTGSRFTLLEQTGHAPFLSHPQACTQALLETWG; translated from the coding sequence ATGAGCTGGGCGCGTCAGGTCAGTGGTCAGGGACGCGCGCTGGTGCTGCTCCATGGCTGGGGGATGGAAAACCGGGTCTTCGCTTCCTGGCGGCCCCTTCTGGATGCGCATTTCACCTGCATCAGCTACGATCTCCCCGGTCACGGGCAGACGCCCTGTGCGCCCTCCGGCCTGGCTTGGTCTGCCAGTCTGGAGCGTCTCCGTCAGATGCTTGCTCAGGAGGCCCCCAAGCCGCTGTTGCTCGGCTGGTCCCTCGGGGGCTTGTTGGCCCTGGGCATCGCCTTACAGCACCCTGAATTATTGGAGGGACTGGTGCTGGTATCCAGTTCCCCCGCCTTTTGCCAACGCCCCGACTGGTCTCCGGCCATTCCTGCCGCGACTCTGGAGGATTTCGCGCAACGCCTGCGCGAAGATCCCCAGGGTACCCGGCGGCGCTTCCTCGCCCTGCAAGTGTTGAACGATCCACAAGGACGCCGCGCTCTGGAAGGCCTCAGCGCCTGGCCCATGCCGGATCAGACCTGTCTTGCCGATGGACTGCGGCTGCTGCGGGAGGTGGATTTGCGTAGCCAACTGAGGAGACTGCCCATGCCGGTGCATATCGTGCATGGGCGACAGGACCGGATCGTGCCCGTCGGTGCCAGCGAATATCTCCACCAGCATCTGACCGGCAGCCGGTTTACCCTCCTGGAACAGACTGGTCACGCCCCTTTTCTGTCGCATCCGCAAGCCTGTACCCAGGCGCTGCTGGAGACCTGGGGATGA
- the bioF gene encoding 8-amino-7-oxononanoate synthase: protein MHTEREEQWRVELSALRAHALWRELQVLQPAPERGPPAFVGAQGEPLLSFASNDYLGLSAEPALRDAAIAEIQQSGVGAGAAPLLGGERPVHAALADALARWLGVEAVLLFGSGYLANLGVISTLVGRGDRVYADRLNHASLVDGVRLSGARLHRYRHGDMTHLAQWLERGGRGQAWIITDGVFSMDGDVAPLPELATLAQQFGAGIILDEAHAFGVLGTEGQGTAAHWNMDLHGVDVIMGTLGKAFGVYGAFVAGSQDLVDLLRNRARSFIYHTALPSALAAAALVALDLLRHGNARRERLTQHRQQLRAQVPDAPWLASETPIQGLLLGDARRALTVSAQLHRAGLYCPAVRPPTVPADSARLRITLSAAHRHDDIDFLATALREVL, encoded by the coding sequence ATGCATACGGAACGGGAAGAACAATGGCGTGTGGAATTGTCCGCCTTGCGTGCGCACGCCCTCTGGCGGGAGTTGCAGGTCCTGCAACCCGCGCCTGAGCGTGGGCCGCCCGCTTTTGTGGGGGCGCAGGGCGAACCGCTCCTGTCCTTCGCCAGTAATGATTATCTGGGCCTGAGCGCAGAACCGGCGTTACGTGACGCCGCCATTGCCGAGATTCAGCAGAGCGGGGTAGGGGCCGGTGCGGCGCCCCTGCTCGGTGGCGAGCGGCCCGTCCATGCGGCGCTGGCAGACGCCCTGGCCCGCTGGCTGGGGGTAGAGGCGGTGCTGCTCTTCGGTAGCGGTTATCTGGCCAATCTCGGGGTCATCTCCACGCTGGTCGGGCGCGGTGACCGCGTCTACGCCGACCGCCTCAACCACGCCTCGCTGGTGGATGGGGTGCGTCTCTCCGGTGCGCGCCTGCACCGCTACCGGCATGGCGACATGACGCATCTGGCGCAATGGCTGGAACGCGGCGGCCGGGGGCAGGCCTGGATCATCACGGACGGGGTGTTCAGCATGGATGGCGATGTCGCCCCGCTCCCTGAACTTGCCACCCTGGCGCAGCAGTTTGGTGCAGGGATCATTCTCGACGAGGCCCATGCCTTTGGAGTGCTGGGGACGGAGGGGCAAGGCACTGCGGCGCACTGGAACATGGACCTCCACGGGGTAGACGTTATCATGGGCACCCTGGGTAAGGCCTTTGGTGTTTACGGCGCCTTCGTGGCGGGGAGTCAGGACTTGGTGGATCTCCTGCGCAATCGCGCCCGCAGCTTCATCTACCATACCGCCCTGCCGTCCGCCCTGGCGGCTGCCGCCCTCGTCGCGCTCGACCTTTTACGGCATGGAAATGCCCGGCGCGAGCGCCTGACGCAGCACCGGCAGCAGCTGCGTGCGCAAGTGCCCGACGCTCCCTGGTTGGCCAGCGAGACACCTATTCAGGGCCTCCTGCTGGGCGATGCGCGGCGGGCGCTGACCGTCAGCGCCCAATTGCACCGTGCCGGCCTTTACTGCCCAGCGGTGCGGCCACCGACGGTGCCTGCCGATAGTGCCCGTCTGCGTATCACCCTCAGTGCGGCACACCGTCACGATGATATCGACTTTCTGGCTACCGCGCTCCGGGAGGTCTTATGA
- the aat gene encoding leucyl/phenylalanyl-tRNA--protein transferase has protein sequence MQLRPEGVRPVFLRRHDRSAPFPDPGQTDGNLVAIGGDLSRERLLRAYAQGIFPWFGEEDPILWWSPDPRAVLEPSAIHISRSLRKSARNRDWQYHMDSDFAGVIDACAEPRAGQGGTWITPAVRAAYLDLFAVGAAHSIEVYQQDRLVGGLYGVALGGLFFGESMFSRVPDASKLALVLLARHLQCWGFGLMDTQFITPHLQSMGGRELPRRDFLRVLADLRTQHPQGDWKISLPAHEMF, from the coding sequence GTGCAGTTGCGCCCTGAGGGCGTACGTCCGGTCTTCCTGCGCCGTCATGACCGGTCAGCCCCTTTTCCCGACCCGGGGCAGACCGACGGCAATCTGGTCGCCATTGGTGGAGATTTATCCCGGGAGCGCCTGCTCAGGGCGTACGCGCAGGGCATTTTCCCCTGGTTTGGTGAGGAGGACCCCATTCTCTGGTGGTCCCCTGATCCCCGTGCCGTCTTGGAACCCTCCGCGATACACATTAGCCGCAGTTTACGCAAGTCGGCCCGTAACAGGGACTGGCAATACCACATGGACAGCGACTTTGCTGGCGTCATCGATGCTTGTGCGGAGCCACGTGCCGGGCAGGGTGGTACGTGGATTACTCCGGCGGTGCGCGCCGCCTATCTGGACCTGTTTGCTGTCGGAGCAGCGCATTCCATAGAAGTCTACCAGCAGGACCGTTTGGTTGGCGGGCTCTACGGCGTTGCCCTCGGCGGACTCTTTTTTGGGGAGTCCATGTTCAGCCGGGTGCCCGATGCCTCCAAGCTGGCTCTTGTCCTCCTGGCGCGTCACCTCCAGTGCTGGGGCTTTGGTCTGATGGATACTCAGTTCATCACCCCACATTTGCAAAGCATGGGCGGGCGCGAACTGCCCCGCCGCGATTTTTTGCGGGTCCTCGCTGATCTGCGTACCCAACACCCGCAAGGCGACTGGAAGATCTCGTTACCTGCGCACGAGATGTTTTAG
- a CDS encoding lysophospholipid acyltransferase family protein: MAEEQGNLRQKAVASLAAGILRGAGYLPRRWRAALGAMLGDLVRLSMTRARKVVDANLAIAFPRMGLAQRHTLRRAHFRTLGQAALELGPLWYWPLPRALGLIREVRGDDLVDAALAKGHGVILFTAHLGAWEAAVLYIGQRWPVTVLYMETRNPAVNARIVAGRGRSGAQLVPKEGGIRPLLYALHQGNAIGILPDQNVDPREGDYAPFFGRPACTTPVLGRLAARRGSPAFGLFAYRLPDGEGFRIEIVPMPESFPSGDAKADATAMNAALETAIRKAPEQYWWVHRRFKDQPEGWDYPY; the protein is encoded by the coding sequence GTGGCTGAAGAGCAGGGAAATCTGCGGCAAAAGGCAGTAGCCTCGCTGGCAGCGGGCATTCTGCGCGGGGCGGGTTACCTGCCGCGGCGTTGGCGTGCGGCTCTCGGTGCAATGCTCGGTGATTTGGTACGGCTCAGTATGACACGGGCGCGCAAGGTGGTGGACGCCAATCTCGCCATTGCTTTCCCCAGGATGGGCCTGGCTCAACGGCATACCTTGCGGCGCGCACATTTCCGGACACTGGGCCAGGCCGCCCTGGAGTTGGGACCACTGTGGTACTGGCCCTTGCCCCGCGCCCTCGGCCTGATCCGCGAGGTGCGTGGGGACGATCTGGTGGACGCCGCTTTAGCCAAAGGACATGGGGTTATTCTCTTCACCGCGCACCTAGGGGCCTGGGAAGCCGCGGTGCTCTACATCGGGCAACGCTGGCCGGTCACCGTACTCTACATGGAAACCCGCAATCCGGCTGTCAACGCGCGCATAGTGGCCGGACGCGGGCGCAGCGGAGCGCAACTGGTCCCCAAGGAGGGTGGTATCCGCCCGCTGCTCTACGCGCTGCATCAGGGAAACGCCATCGGCATACTCCCGGATCAGAACGTCGATCCGCGCGAAGGGGATTATGCCCCGTTCTTTGGCCGTCCTGCCTGTACGACACCGGTGCTGGGCCGACTCGCGGCGCGGCGCGGAAGCCCGGCATTCGGACTCTTTGCCTATCGGCTACCGGACGGTGAGGGTTTTCGTATCGAGATTGTGCCCATGCCTGAATCTTTCCCGAGCGGCGATGCCAAGGCGGATGCCACAGCGATGAATGCCGCACTGGAGACCGCTATCCGTAAAGCCCCTGAACAGTACTGGTGGGTTCACCGTCGTTTCAAAGATCAGCCGGAAGGCTGGGACTATCCCTATTAA